One part of the Candidatus Bathyarchaeota archaeon genome encodes these proteins:
- a CDS encoding TIM barrel protein produces the protein MSEHTRFGPAGVPPMFRLLGATTVDTPRLLHEEGLDAFEYQAVRWGAKPQIKQADAVKLGEEARRNDVRLSMHGSYFINLSGKRDVVEASKQRLLAGATAADWMGAYVMVFHTGFYGKFEKEYALKTCIEALKEVSAEMKAQGLRVKLGPETMGRKFQVGTIDEIIAINQQVEGTQLVVDWGHLHALHQGTFKKKEDMASVAEKIERELGTQALRSMHCHFSKIEFSAQGERKHHTLDEAGFGPDFRLLAEVILDFGMHPTMICESPILDVDARKMQDILKEVSGLKTANRTP, from the coding sequence ATGTCTGAGCACACCCGTTTTGGACCCGCAGGGGTACCGCCCATGTTCCGTTTGCTAGGCGCCACCACAGTGGACACGCCACGGCTCCTCCACGAAGAAGGCCTAGACGCGTTTGAGTATCAGGCTGTCCGCTGGGGCGCAAAACCGCAGATTAAGCAGGCAGACGCGGTGAAGCTGGGGGAAGAAGCACGTAGAAACGATGTGCGGCTAAGCATGCATGGTAGCTACTTCATCAACCTCTCAGGCAAACGTGACGTTGTGGAAGCCAGCAAGCAGCGTCTCCTCGCCGGCGCAACCGCCGCAGACTGGATGGGTGCATACGTGATGGTGTTCCACACGGGCTTCTATGGCAAGTTCGAGAAGGAGTATGCGCTTAAAACCTGCATTGAGGCACTCAAGGAAGTCAGCGCGGAAATGAAGGCGCAGGGACTTAGGGTGAAACTGGGACCCGAAACCATGGGACGCAAATTCCAGGTCGGCACCATAGACGAAATCATAGCTATAAACCAGCAAGTTGAAGGCACCCAACTCGTGGTGGACTGGGGGCACCTGCATGCGCTACATCAGGGCACCTTCAAAAAGAAGGAGGATATGGCATCTGTTGCAGAGAAAATCGAGCGTGAACTCGGCACACAGGCGCTACGCAGCATGCATTGTCACTTCTCAAAAATCGAGTTTTCCGCGCAGGGCGAACGCAAACACCACACCCTTGATGAGGCAGGATTCGGACCAGATTTTCGGCTGCTGGCTGAGGTGATTTTGGATTTCGGGATGCATCCAACCATGATTTGTGAATCGCCGATTCTGGATGTAGATGCAAGAAAGATGCAAGATATCCTTAAGGAAGTATCAGGTTTGAAAACAGCCAATCGGACACCTTAG
- a CDS encoding energy-coupling factor ABC transporter ATP-binding protein, with protein MEAQNVHYSYPSKVEALKGVTLTVKDGEFVAIMGQNGAGKSTFVKHFNGLLKPSSGTVKIDWVETTKSSVASLARNVGFVFQNPDHQLFSETVEEEISFALKNFGFDTKVIEDRVTWALNLLSLSQYRKTSPFLLSGGERKRVALASVLAWDPKTLILDEPTIGQDHEQKEKLRQFIMQMQTQGKTVVTVTHDVEFVAECNPRVVLMKEGRIVADGVGCEILTDPAMLELSSIVLPQIAQVFTRLSSLGLPKDVIDIYQAKALLQKTKERLGK; from the coding sequence ATAGAAGCCCAAAACGTCCACTACAGCTACCCCAGCAAAGTCGAAGCCCTAAAAGGCGTCACACTCACAGTAAAAGACGGAGAATTCGTCGCCATCATGGGGCAGAACGGCGCAGGCAAATCCACCTTCGTTAAACACTTCAATGGCCTGCTTAAGCCCTCATCGGGCACAGTCAAAATCGATTGGGTAGAAACCACCAAATCCTCCGTGGCATCGCTGGCACGCAACGTGGGCTTTGTCTTCCAAAACCCCGATCATCAACTCTTCAGCGAAACCGTCGAGGAAGAAATCAGTTTCGCCCTCAAAAACTTCGGCTTCGACACAAAAGTCATCGAAGACCGCGTAACATGGGCACTCAACCTGCTCTCGCTCAGCCAGTACCGCAAGACCTCACCGTTTCTGCTCAGCGGCGGCGAACGCAAACGAGTAGCATTGGCTTCTGTTTTGGCATGGGACCCCAAAACGTTGATTCTTGATGAACCCACCATCGGCCAGGACCATGAGCAGAAAGAGAAGCTGCGCCAGTTCATTATGCAGATGCAGACGCAGGGCAAAACCGTCGTCACCGTCACCCATGATGTGGAGTTCGTGGCGGAATGTAATCCCCGAGTGGTTTTGATGAAGGAGGGCAGAATCGTGGCGGATGGCGTGGGCTGCGAAATCCTCACTGACCCCGCGATGCTGGAGTTATCCTCGATTGTGCTGCCGCAGATTGCGCAGGTGTTCACGCGGCTTTCATCGCTTGGATTGCCCAAAGACGTTATAGACATCTATCAGGCTAAGGCGCTTCTGCAGAAAACCAAGGAGAGACTGGGCAAATGA
- a CDS encoding L-threonylcarbamoyladenylate synthase, which produces MNTLMLRVDPQSPDAFLMQKAAEIIRRGGLVAFPTETVYGLGADALNGEAVTRLFQAKQRPLDNPPIVHVADAKDVTPLVLEVPHDAETLMTQFWPGPLTLVFRRSPKLPSVTVAGLDTVAIRMPRHPVALELIRQSGCAIAAPSANLAGKPSPTTAAHVFEDLNGRIDAIVDGGATSIGVESTVVDLSADPPMLLRPGGTPYEALKAALPSLRLHPFVEAESELPLEQTRSPGMKHKHYAPRAEVVLVEGNVEAVIRKIRELIDAYKQKGSRVGVLATDETLPAYRAYVVQSMGSRHNLPSVAQNLFRLLREVDAEGVDVILAESVPSEGLGLAVMNRLRKASGYHILKA; this is translated from the coding sequence ATGAACACGCTTATGCTCCGAGTGGACCCCCAAAGCCCCGATGCATTCCTGATGCAAAAAGCAGCTGAGATTATCCGGCGCGGCGGCTTGGTGGCGTTTCCCACAGAGACCGTTTATGGACTCGGCGCGGATGCACTTAACGGCGAGGCGGTTACGCGTCTTTTCCAAGCCAAACAGCGTCCACTGGACAACCCCCCGATTGTGCATGTTGCCGACGCCAAAGACGTTACCCCCCTGGTTTTGGAGGTACCCCACGACGCGGAGACGCTTATGACGCAGTTTTGGCCTGGGCCCTTAACGCTTGTCTTTAGGCGCTCCCCCAAGCTGCCAAGCGTAACCGTCGCCGGCTTAGACACCGTTGCCATCCGCATGCCAAGGCACCCCGTTGCGCTTGAACTAATCCGCCAGAGCGGCTGCGCCATCGCCGCGCCCAGCGCCAACCTCGCAGGCAAACCCAGCCCAACCACCGCAGCCCACGTTTTCGAGGACCTCAACGGACGCATCGACGCCATCGTGGACGGCGGAGCCACCAGCATAGGCGTGGAATCCACCGTTGTGGACTTAAGCGCTGATCCCCCGATGCTGCTGCGGCCCGGCGGAACCCCCTACGAGGCATTGAAGGCTGCGTTGCCATCCCTGCGGCTGCATCCGTTTGTGGAGGCGGAATCCGAGTTGCCGCTGGAGCAAACCCGGTCCCCCGGCATGAAACATAAGCATTACGCGCCCAGAGCCGAGGTGGTGCTGGTGGAGGGCAACGTGGAGGCGGTTATCCGCAAAATCCGCGAGTTAATTGACGCTTACAAGCAAAAAGGCAGCAGAGTCGGCGTGCTTGCAACCGATGAGACGTTGCCGGCTTACCGCGCCTACGTGGTGCAGTCGATGGGCAGCCGCCATAACCTTCCCTCCGTTGCCCAGAACCTGTTTCGGCTGCTCCGAGAGGTCGATGCGGAGGGCGTGGATGTTATCTTAGCTGAGAGTGTGCCCTCGGAGGGGTTGGGGTTGGCGGTTATGAATCGGCTGCGGAAAGCCTCAGGCTACCACATCCTTAAGGCATAG
- a CDS encoding CBS domain-containing protein, translating into MCEPVLKVRDIMCKTVITAKEDMSIQLAVQLLNERHVGSVVVVDDEDKVIGIFTERDAVRLMASKFSTQEPLSKIMSRHVVTISYQASYDEAKELMLIHDIRHLPVIDETGKLIGLFSLRAFFDEIMGIKTPLPSAT; encoded by the coding sequence TTGTGTGAACCTGTGCTTAAGGTAAGGGACATAATGTGCAAAACAGTCATCACGGCCAAAGAGGACATGTCCATTCAGTTGGCTGTGCAGTTGCTTAATGAGCGGCATGTGGGGTCAGTGGTGGTGGTTGATGACGAGGATAAAGTCATCGGCATCTTCACTGAGCGGGATGCCGTGCGGTTGATGGCAAGCAAGTTCTCCACGCAGGAGCCGCTGAGCAAAATTATGAGTCGCCACGTCGTCACGATTTCTTATCAGGCCTCCTATGATGAGGCGAAAGAGCTTATGCTAATCCATGACATACGCCATCTCCCCGTGATAGACGAAACCGGCAAGCTCATCGGGTTGTTTTCGCTGCGGGCGTTCTTTGACGAAATCATGGGGATTAAAACGCCGCTTCCAAGCGCCACGTAG
- a CDS encoding prefoldin subunit beta → MSDDISRLPPNVQERLLRLQQLQQTLQTIMAQKQQVEMEKNEVEQTLAELTKTADDANIYKAIGSLLVKADKAKVTEDLNERKELLGTRSTVIARQEERIKSQVKEAQTKLQEDLSPVSGQPLS, encoded by the coding sequence TTGAGTGACGATATATCCAGATTACCACCTAACGTTCAAGAGAGACTGCTACGGCTCCAGCAGCTCCAGCAAACCCTGCAGACCATCATGGCGCAGAAGCAGCAGGTTGAAATGGAGAAAAACGAGGTAGAGCAAACCCTCGCTGAACTCACCAAAACCGCAGACGACGCCAACATCTACAAAGCCATCGGCTCACTGTTGGTGAAAGCAGACAAAGCCAAAGTCACCGAAGACCTAAACGAGCGCAAAGAGCTTCTGGGAACCCGCAGCACCGTCATTGCACGGCAAGAGGAACGCATAAAAAGCCAGGTTAAAGAAGCCCAAACTAAACTCCAAGAAGACCTCAGCCCAGTTTCAGGTCAACCCCTATCCTAA
- a CDS encoding energy-coupling factor transporter transmembrane protein EcfT, with product MSVFDGLKYRKVTSPIHSLDPRIKFVYVIVIFIAAIMFYNVLPLLALFVMQLPFVFLARVQRQWLRSLRGAAFLATFIFVLNVGTTYLTNNYTLTAANIEFALSMTLRFVVLVESFSVFFLTTSPDNLGLALEQSRVPYEFAFAFTTAVRFVPVLAEEAQTIMDAQKARGLELEKGGLLKRIRNYIPVLIPLIVSAIRRSLELAEAMESRAWGACKKRTNLYSLRLQRGDYVLIVISALILAAAIYIYVFVSIPTIVSLL from the coding sequence ATGAGTGTTTTCGACGGCTTAAAATACCGCAAGGTCACCTCGCCCATCCATAGCCTGGATCCACGCATAAAATTCGTCTACGTCATAGTCATCTTCATCGCAGCCATCATGTTCTACAATGTCCTGCCCCTACTGGCCCTGTTTGTTATGCAGCTGCCGTTTGTTTTTTTGGCGCGGGTACAGCGGCAGTGGCTGCGTTCGCTAAGAGGCGCCGCTTTCCTAGCGACCTTCATCTTTGTGCTCAACGTAGGCACCACCTACCTCACCAACAACTACACCCTCACAGCGGCAAACATCGAGTTTGCCTTAAGCATGACGCTACGCTTTGTGGTGCTGGTGGAGTCGTTTAGCGTGTTTTTCCTCACCACCTCCCCCGATAACCTTGGGCTGGCGCTGGAGCAGTCACGGGTCCCCTACGAATTCGCATTCGCCTTCACCACCGCAGTGCGGTTTGTGCCTGTGCTAGCAGAGGAAGCCCAAACCATAATGGACGCCCAGAAAGCCCGCGGATTGGAACTGGAAAAAGGCGGCTTGCTCAAACGCATCCGCAACTACATCCCCGTGCTTATTCCGCTTATTGTAAGCGCGATTCGGCGAAGCCTCGAATTGGCGGAGGCGATGGAGTCACGGGCATGGGGCGCCTGCAAAAAACGCACCAACCTCTATTCGCTGCGGCTTCAAAGAGGCGACTATGTGCTGATTGTGATAAGCGCTTTGATTTTGGCGGCTGCCATCTACATCTACGTCTTCGTAAGCATCCCCACGATAGTTAGCTTACTTTGA
- a CDS encoding DHH family phosphoesterase, translated as MSFQDIVKLLEETKAGFVLLLCHRSADADAICSAYGLQGLLKRFLPNVVVEIGCPQGINKPAKTLLENMPITVNLKPNIESAEAIMLVDMNTIEQLDEVAAVIKKSPAPKLIVDHHAPSQETLQICKVCIIDEKAAANCELTYRLYEQANVKPTHNEAKALFIGIAFDTRHFALANSPTFEVIAKLVVEGIDAQQTLATFALPIEPSERVAKLKAAKRAKMVKVEGWIVALSHVSAFQAPAAKALVDLGAHMAAVAGKKNGKLEISLRSTRQFQEGTGVHLGVDIATPLGEYLSGVGGGHAMAAGVSGKGEIQDALKQCLKLLKKKMVKPE; from the coding sequence ATGAGCTTCCAAGACATCGTCAAACTCCTCGAGGAAACAAAGGCAGGGTTTGTGCTGCTGCTTTGTCACCGCAGCGCAGACGCAGACGCCATCTGCTCAGCGTATGGCTTGCAGGGACTGCTTAAGCGGTTTTTGCCCAACGTCGTTGTGGAGATTGGTTGTCCCCAAGGCATCAATAAGCCCGCCAAGACGCTGCTGGAGAATATGCCTATAACGGTGAACTTGAAACCCAACATTGAATCAGCCGAAGCCATCATGCTCGTGGACATGAACACCATCGAGCAACTCGACGAAGTCGCAGCAGTAATCAAGAAGTCACCTGCCCCCAAACTCATCGTTGACCACCATGCACCAAGCCAGGAAACCCTCCAAATCTGCAAGGTCTGCATCATCGACGAGAAAGCCGCCGCAAACTGCGAACTCACCTATCGCCTCTACGAGCAAGCCAACGTAAAACCCACCCATAACGAAGCCAAAGCCCTCTTCATCGGCATCGCCTTTGACACACGCCACTTCGCCCTAGCCAATTCCCCCACGTTTGAAGTCATCGCCAAACTGGTTGTGGAAGGCATCGACGCCCAGCAGACACTGGCAACCTTCGCCTTACCCATCGAACCCTCCGAACGAGTCGCCAAACTCAAAGCAGCCAAACGCGCAAAAATGGTAAAAGTCGAAGGCTGGATAGTGGCGCTTTCCCACGTCAGCGCGTTTCAGGCGCCAGCAGCCAAGGCACTGGTGGATTTGGGAGCACATATGGCAGCGGTTGCAGGCAAAAAAAACGGGAAACTTGAAATCAGCCTGCGCAGCACACGCCAATTCCAAGAGGGCACAGGAGTGCATTTGGGCGTGGACATTGCCACTCCGCTAGGCGAGTACCTCTCAGGTGTTGGCGGTGGACACGCGATGGCGGCTGGGGTGAGCGGCAAGGGTGAAATCCAGGATGCGCTCAAGCAGTGCCTGAAGCTTTTGAAGAAGAAAATGGTTAAACCCGAGTAG
- a CDS encoding DUF433 domain-containing protein: MKRILIDKDVLGGKPVIKGTRIPVYLIIELLGNGLTEKEVLWQYPTLTEEDIKAALLYASKCIENEETIII, from the coding sequence ATGAAACGAATACTTATCGACAAAGATGTTTTGGGCGGAAAACCAGTTATCAAAGGTACACGCATCCCAGTATACCTCATCATCGAACTGCTTGGAAACGGCTTAACTGAAAAAGAGGTCCTCTGGCAGTACCCAACTCTTACAGAGGAAGACATCAAAGCTGCACTTCTTTATGCATCAAAGTGCATCGAAAACGAGGAAACAATAATCATCTAA
- a CDS encoding glycosidase, which produces MERYIGNPILQPIEAHPWESREVFNAAAVYLNGKVHLLYRAIGNDNISRIGYASSSDGVHIDERLAEPVYSPRTAYEKDGCEDPRLIAIDDELIMAYTALREYSHLQVYQIALTTIRQTDFLAKKWKWTPPKLPFPGIRNKDGVLFPQKVGGRYVLMHRVEPDLCIAFSEDLNHWCDIRSVMGPRARGWDNWKIGGGATPIRMGNYWLVVYHGVSVERLYSLGIILLDADKPERVLYRSRKAVLSPKRDYERFGKVPNVVFSCGNVVIGEDLFIYYGAADSSVCVAKIGLEKLLASLRQ; this is translated from the coding sequence ATGGAACGCTACATCGGCAACCCCATCCTGCAGCCTATAGAGGCGCATCCGTGGGAGTCCCGTGAAGTCTTCAACGCCGCAGCCGTCTACCTTAACGGCAAAGTCCATTTGCTCTACCGCGCCATAGGCAACGATAACATCTCAAGAATCGGTTACGCCTCCTCCAGCGACGGAGTCCACATCGACGAGCGGCTGGCAGAGCCCGTTTATTCTCCGAGGACGGCATATGAGAAAGACGGCTGCGAAGACCCCCGCCTCATAGCCATCGACGACGAGTTAATCATGGCCTACACTGCCCTACGCGAATACAGCCACCTGCAAGTCTACCAGATCGCCCTAACCACCATTAGGCAAACCGATTTTTTAGCCAAAAAATGGAAGTGGACGCCGCCTAAGCTGCCGTTTCCAGGCATCCGCAACAAGGACGGCGTGTTGTTTCCCCAGAAAGTCGGCGGCAGATATGTGCTGATGCATCGGGTGGAACCTGACCTCTGCATTGCCTTCTCGGAAGATCTGAATCATTGGTGTGATATACGTTCGGTTATGGGTCCGCGGGCACGCGGGTGGGATAACTGGAAAATCGGCGGCGGCGCCACCCCGATTAGGATGGGGAATTATTGGCTGGTGGTTTATCATGGCGTAAGCGTGGAGCGGCTTTACTCGCTGGGCATCATACTGCTGGATGCCGACAAACCCGAGCGGGTGCTTTACCGCTCCAGAAAAGCGGTTCTTTCGCCGAAAAGAGACTATGAACGCTTCGGCAAAGTCCCCAACGTCGTGTTCAGCTGCGGCAACGTAGTCATCGGCGAGGACCTCTTCATTTACTATGGCGCCGCCGACAGCAGCGTCTGCGTAGCCAAAATAGGGCTGGAAAAACTCCTTGCCTCCCTGCGCCAGTAA
- a CDS encoding ATP-binding cassette domain-containing protein, producing MAIIETRNLTYTYPGASKPSISDVSIKVEKGEFVLITGPSGCGKTTLCRTFNGLVPHFYKGEIKGEITVAGINTLDHHTYELAKHVGLVFQNPENQLFALSIEKDVAFGLENVSLPRAEMRKKVDWALNQTGIYDIRERSPHEISGGQQQRVAIAAVLAMEPDIIVLDEPTSFLDPLSAEKIFEVIYRLNKEQGITVILVEHRLDLTAKYTDHLIVMDQGTVRLEGDPRQILSNEETRLIGVGIPKATLLYQMLRKEGWNLSDKTPLSSEELADQLLEALSP from the coding sequence ATGGCTATAATCGAAACTAGAAACCTCACATACACCTATCCAGGAGCATCCAAACCCTCAATCAGCGATGTATCCATCAAGGTGGAGAAAGGAGAGTTTGTGCTCATAACCGGCCCCAGCGGCTGCGGCAAAACCACGCTTTGCCGAACCTTCAACGGGTTAGTGCCGCATTTCTACAAGGGCGAAATCAAAGGCGAAATCACTGTGGCAGGCATAAACACCCTAGACCACCACACCTACGAACTCGCCAAACACGTTGGGTTAGTTTTCCAGAACCCCGAAAACCAGCTATTCGCATTATCCATCGAAAAAGACGTTGCATTCGGCCTTGAAAACGTAAGTTTGCCCCGTGCAGAGATGCGCAAGAAAGTGGATTGGGCACTAAACCAAACAGGCATCTATGACATCCGCGAACGCAGCCCTCATGAAATCAGTGGGGGACAGCAGCAGCGGGTGGCGATTGCAGCGGTTTTAGCGATGGAACCCGACATCATTGTGCTTGATGAACCCACTTCTTTTCTGGATCCGCTGAGCGCCGAAAAAATCTTCGAAGTCATCTACCGCCTCAACAAGGAACAGGGCATAACCGTGATTCTAGTCGAGCACCGCCTGGATTTAACCGCCAAATACACCGACCACCTCATCGTTATGGATCAGGGCACAGTGCGCTTAGAAGGTGACCCCAGACAGATTCTAAGCAACGAGGAAACAAGACTAATCGGCGTAGGCATCCCGAAAGCCACGCTGCTCTACCAGATGCTGCGCAAAGAAGGCTGGAACCTAAGCGACAAAACACCGCTGTCAAGCGAGGAACTGGCAGATCAACTTTTGGAGGCGCTATCGCCCTGA
- a CDS encoding DUF5615 family PIN-like protein — MPSLIVDENIPREARQWLVNKGFEVTSVSQIDLKSAKDYVIAKYAMKNNLAILTLDNHFSRLYRMLKSDQLTIILIKAKPALPASIVEALDLAHKKINLKTAKGKLLIISKNKIRIITQA, encoded by the coding sequence TTGCCTTCGCTGATTGTTGACGAAAACATCCCAAGAGAAGCAAGACAATGGTTAGTCAATAAGGGTTTTGAGGTAACAAGCGTTTCTCAAATAGACCTTAAAAGCGCTAAAGACTATGTGATAGCAAAATATGCCATGAAAAACAATTTGGCAATTCTCACTTTAGATAACCATTTTTCGCGCCTATACCGGATGCTGAAAAGCGACCAGTTGACAATAATCCTAATTAAAGCTAAACCGGCACTACCTGCAAGCATCGTAGAAGCCCTCGACTTAGCACACAAAAAAATAAACCTAAAAACCGCAAAAGGCAAACTGTTGATTATATCAAAAAATAAAATTCGAATAATCACTCAAGCCTAG
- a CDS encoding glycosyltransferase codes for MQRLAHVYLAFLNHMQKPDGNFHNYLGYDRSFLDIDGSEDCAGRTLWACGCTLNSQLPRDMRLVAKDIFDRGLPWVWKSMSLRFYSSAILGLAEYYQALPSEDIKANSMQLADSMVQRYRDEAKENWRWFEPHLTYGNARLTQALYVAFTLLKEPRYLEVAEEAMDFLLQTQMLNGVYAPIGNDGWYRRGEKRALYDQQPIEAACMVEAAVDAYYATKKRRYLTVANQVFGWFLGRNSRGEVMYNCESGGCYDGLGADWVNMNQGAESSICYLLARLKLEEAKQGAGWQKRI; via the coding sequence ATGCAGCGGCTTGCCCATGTTTACCTTGCTTTTCTTAATCATATGCAGAAGCCCGACGGCAACTTCCACAACTACCTCGGCTACGACCGCAGCTTCCTTGACATCGACGGCTCCGAGGACTGTGCGGGGCGGACGCTTTGGGCTTGCGGATGCACCCTTAATTCCCAGTTGCCCAGGGACATGCGGCTGGTGGCAAAGGACATTTTTGACCGTGGGCTACCGTGGGTGTGGAAATCGATGTCGCTGAGGTTTTATTCCTCGGCTATACTGGGCTTAGCTGAATACTACCAGGCATTACCCTCCGAGGACATTAAGGCCAATTCTATGCAGCTTGCCGACAGCATGGTGCAGCGTTACCGAGATGAAGCTAAAGAGAATTGGCGCTGGTTTGAACCCCACTTAACCTACGGCAACGCCCGATTAACCCAAGCCCTCTACGTCGCCTTTACTCTGCTAAAAGAGCCCCGTTACTTGGAGGTGGCGGAGGAAGCGATGGATTTTCTGCTCCAGACCCAGATGTTAAACGGCGTGTACGCGCCCATAGGCAACGACGGCTGGTATAGGCGCGGAGAAAAAAGAGCGCTTTATGACCAGCAGCCCATAGAAGCCGCCTGCATGGTGGAAGCAGCCGTCGACGCCTACTACGCAACCAAAAAACGCCGCTACCTCACCGTAGCCAACCAGGTTTTCGGGTGGTTTCTGGGACGCAACAGCCGCGGGGAGGTCATGTATAACTGTGAGAGCGGAGGATGCTATGATGGCCTCGGGGCGGATTGGGTGAACATGAATCAGGGCGCGGAATCCTCCATCTGCTATCTGCTGGCGCGGCTAAAGCTTGAGGAAGCAAAGCAGGGGGCAGGCTGGCAGAAGAGAATTTAA
- a CDS encoding GNAT family N-acetyltransferase has product MIRRLLAEDFQAIYNIIDDASEAYRGKIPLDCWKTPYMPAEELQGEIDSGVKFYGYLDGGVLVAVMGIQEVGDVTLIRHAYTLTSHQRRGIGEKLLSYLLDLAQTRRILVGTWTDAIWAIGFYQKHGFRLLGREETNKLLRTYWNIPWRQIETSVVLDRWQMK; this is encoded by the coding sequence ATGATTCGCAGGCTCCTCGCCGAGGACTTCCAAGCCATCTACAACATAATAGATGACGCCTCAGAAGCTTACCGCGGCAAAATCCCCTTGGACTGCTGGAAAACCCCCTACATGCCCGCCGAGGAGCTGCAGGGCGAAATCGACTCGGGCGTAAAATTCTACGGGTACCTCGACGGCGGTGTGTTGGTGGCGGTTATGGGCATCCAGGAAGTCGGCGACGTCACCCTGATCCGCCATGCCTACACCCTTACCAGCCATCAGCGGCGGGGCATAGGCGAAAAACTCCTCAGCTATCTGCTTGACTTAGCCCAGACCAGGCGGATACTGGTGGGAACATGGACAGATGCAATCTGGGCAATCGGGTTCTACCAGAAACATGGATTCAGGCTGCTTGGTAGGGAAGAGACAAATAAGCTTCTGCGGACATACTGGAATATACCGTGGCGGCAAATCGAAACCTCCGTGGTGCTGGATAGGTGGCAGATGAAATGA
- a CDS encoding DUF3194 domain-containing protein, which produces MVELGFPELTIEQIELLCQTAEAAAQKFITGKVSGKNIQRLDISVEADGAKPVNVTVEIDLQLDKTAGDIDAETLVKQATDEAHRAVENFLRKLT; this is translated from the coding sequence ATGGTTGAACTGGGCTTTCCAGAGTTAACCATCGAGCAAATCGAACTTTTATGCCAAACCGCCGAAGCAGCAGCCCAAAAATTCATCACTGGCAAGGTCTCGGGCAAAAACATCCAACGCCTCGACATCAGCGTGGAAGCCGATGGAGCTAAACCCGTCAACGTCACCGTCGAAATTGACCTGCAACTTGACAAAACCGCAGGCGACATAGACGCGGAAACGTTGGTTAAGCAAGCCACTGATGAAGCACATAGGGCAGTAGAGAATTTTCTGAGAAAACTAACATGA